Genomic DNA from Dysidea avara chromosome 10, odDysAvar1.4, whole genome shotgun sequence:
CGCCCCAACACGTTTACAAATAGACGCCAATAATCAGCCACGCCCTCAAAGAAGGGAAAAGTCGTTTATCATGTGATCAGAAAGGATTTAGGATTTCCGTTAGAAAACGACATCGTTTCTTTGCTCGCGACCTGTTTTAGTATCTAAGGTAAACAGTACATGTGCACCGCTACTTTGCATTTATCCTCTTGTATCCTCCGACTATTCAGGTAGTCTAGTTCCCTCCGTACCGCATAGAAATGGCCGCAGAACGAATGAAGAAGGTAGCTGGTCACCTGAATTGTGCAGTGTGTTACGAAGTGTACCAGAAGCCCAAATATCTCCCTTGTTATCACTCCTACTGTGAAGGATGTATAGAAAAAGTACAGAGAGGTTGTAACATCATTTGCCCCGAGTGTAGAGAAACGAGTGTGGTGCCTGCAGGAGGTGTGAAGGAATTACCAAACAATTTCTTCATTAATCGTCTACTAGATGAGGTGGATTTGAAACGTAAAGTGGAGGGAGAAGAGGAAGCAAAGTGTGACAAGTGTGTGGAGGAGGGTCAAGCAGTAGTGTTGTGCGTCGATTGTGTTACATTCCTTTGCAGCTTCTGTTATGAAGTTCACAAGCGTATGAAGGAGTACCAAGATCACAATATATGTGAACTGGTTGAATTGCAGTCAAAGAAGAAACAGGTTGACGTCCGACCCAAAGCAAAATCCATGTTATGTCCCGACCATGATCTGGAGATGAATTTCTTCTGTGAGACATGTGACCAGCTTGTGTGTCACTACTGTATTACCATTGAGCACACTGGACATGTGCACAATTCTGTGAAAGTGATGGCAAAGAAACACAGGAAGGAACTTGAGAAGATGATTGAACCAGTTGAGGAAATGATCAACAAGTTGTCTACATCACGTGAGAAGGTGGTAGCTGCTGGGGAGAAGATTGGAGCACAGGCCAGTGGAGTTGATCAACAGATTGACTTGTATTATGATGAACTACATCAACGACTAGAACAACAAAGAGAAGAACTAAAGAACAAGTCACGAGAATTGTCAACTAAGAAGAGAAAAGCAATTTCAGTTCAGTTGGAAGAAATGGATTTCACTAAAGCACAAATGTTGAGTGTGAAGGGGCTGAATGATGCAGTGAAGAATGGATCAGACCAGGAAGCATTGTTCATGAAGAAACAAGTAGGTGATGATGTGAAGAAACTAACTAACTGTTATAGCAAGTTGAAGACTAAACCAGTCGAGTTAGCCACAATGGTGTTTGCTCCTATGAAAGAATACAAAAAGTCATTTCCACAGTTTGGCCGATTGTTTGAAGATGTTCCCATACCAAACAATTGTGAGGTCACAGATATTCCTACACGACCACTTGTTGGTAGCAAGATTGGCTTTACCATCATCACCAAGAATCATAACAATGATTGTTGTTCCAAGGGAGGTAGTCACATTATTGTACAGGCACAATCAAGCAGGGGAGGAGATGTTGTTCCAGTAGAAGTGAAGGATAACAATGATGGGAGCTACTCTGCATCTTTTGTAACTAAACAAGTTGGAGAAGTGAAGTTGTCAATTACCATTGAAGGGGATCATATTAAAGGAAGCTCCTACACTATTATGGTGTACCCAAATTACAAAACTATGAACAAACCCAAGAAGATAGTGAATGATGATGGGAAGATGGGCATGCCATGGGGTATTGCATTTGGTAAAAATGGAGTGTGGGCAGTAGCAGATTGCACTAATCATTGTGTATGCGTATTTGACAGTCAAGACAAGTTGATTAGAAAATTTGGTCAACATGGAACTGGCAATGGTCAACTGAATTGTCCAGAAGGGATAGCATTTGATGCCAATAACCACTTGTATGTGGCTGATTACTGTAACCACAGGGTGCAGAAGTTTGACATCAATGGTAGGTACTTGTTGCAGTTTGGACGTTATGGATCAAATAATGGTCAACTAAGCCGCCCAATAGGTGTCATAGTCCACAATGATaaagtgtttgttgctgatagTGGCAATCGTCGTGTCTCAGTATTTCATCTTGATGGTCAGTTCATCCACACTATTGGATCAGGACAGTTGAAGTATCCCTATGATGTAACAGTCACTACTACAGATCAATTACTTGTTGCTGATTATAATAACAATTGCATCTCCAGGTTTACACTTGATGGTACATTTGTGGACAAGTTTGGTGATGGTCAACTGAAGGAACCAACTGCACTTACCACTGATCAGTTTGGCTTTATTCTTGTAACTGAATATAGTAACAATCGTGTATCAATCTTTGACCAAGATGGAGTGTTTGTACACAGTTTTGggtccagtggttctgctggtggTCAATTCTCTAGACCTTATGGAATAGCTGTTAGTCCCAACAATGATGTGTATGTTACTGACCATGACAACAAAAGAGTTCAGATCTTTTGAAATAGACACACTTAGCTAGTTGTGTTGGATTTTACTCTGATAACATACAGGTAGTGTTAGTTTAGTTTTGTACACACACTCGTGTATGTATTAACATGTGTGATATTCtgctataattatgtatattgcaAAAAATATTTAATTGATGATATATTGGGACTTTAGAATTTATAATGTTGCTGATTGTGTGTGCACAATGGAAAAGAAATTATTCTGTGATTTTGTATTTCCAAAGAATATTTAAGTGAACATGTAAATTCTAATGTCTTGTGTGATTATAGAAGAGCCACTATGGGTTTCAGGGATTAACTGTGATAGTTACAAATGCAGCTATGACTCTAATCTGACCCCTCCCCTCCATTCTTCAGTTACCATAACCTCCGAGAGCCATAAAAGCTCAGCTTGATGTTAATTAGTGAGCATGTTGCAATTTAGATTATCAGTGTTACATCAAATTATAATTCTCCTTCAATGTCACTATAACTACATGACTCCTTTATCTGAACATACACTGTTTAAAGTATACTTAAATTTTCTGTAAGTCACATGTGTCCACCACTTACTGATCATGTGCACACTAGTTTCCATCTTCACCATATCTTCTACTAAATTAGATCTCAATATGGATAGTTATATATCACAAAACGTTTCAATTAGTAACAAAAAATAACCTATTACTATACAACaagtacatgtgtttgtgtgtgtgtagaaaaGTGCTAGACTATAATTGTACAACAATGAACTGTCATTacaaaatattgccaaattagAAATtggctgtggttggcaaaattGCATGctatgtgtgatgtgtgtgtgttatgatgAAAAGCTCCCCGTGGGTGGAATATCGGCGATAGCAATATCTCCAAACTCGTCGATGAAATTCTGATGGGGTGTTGGCAACTGTCCCATGTGATGATTTGGTGCAGGAGATCCATATGATGATGCAAGGTCAGATGTCTGCAGAAacaaaagtgggtgtggctagtgATCATGACAAGTTGTATGGTGCTTACTTCAGGCATGAATGGTGAGTTCATCATACTACCATGATATGATGAACTATCCTGTAAAAGTAAATAAACATTCAACATGATTCATATATTGAGTGTATGTCATACTATTCTTGGACTGACACCTCCACGAGGCATAGGGCTCGGCTGTAGAGGACTCATAATTGAAGATGCTGGACTATTAGGATTGGTGAATGATCTACAAAAATTATGGGCGTGGCTCAGTACTGATTACATATGATCAGGTACGCATGGCTTACTGTGAGCCTGCTAAACTTGGGATAACCACTCGTAGGTCATGTTTAAGGTAGCCTTGAGCTGTGAACTCTTGTTCCTCTTCTGTAGAAACAAAGGTGTTAACAATAAGCAAATGTGCACACTTAAAAGAACCACTAACCTTGTACGGTGTAATAGGCTCCAAACGCTTCATCTTTTTGAATGTTAGGGTAGAGTAGGAACAAGTGGTTGAGATCACGGACTCTGGAGTAGAGGGAGCAGGCTGGCTAACTACAGTATTGTAGCACAGAGCTAACACACCTGTCAGCAAATGATCTCATTCCTTGTAGGTGGCTGCGGTTCCACGGGGCTAGATCATACACCTGTTTCTCTATGTTGCCTAGAGAATAGGAAAGGAGCATGTGTCCATGTCTCCTACATctttatgtgtgtgcatgtacatgtgtatcatGTATTGTTTACACACACAGAAATTCACATACACACAGCAGGCggatgcacacatgcatgtacacacatacgcaTACAGACAGATAcatgcacacgtacacacacagagaggcacatgtgcgcacacacacagactTACTCTTCACCCACACAATACTGACACCACCAGGTTCAGACTCAGTGAAACGTACAATGAAGGTACCAGGTTGACACCGCAACAACATTTCATGAGCTTCTCGCTTGTCCAGGAAACCCAATATCAAACTGTGTGGGTGTGGTTGACTTACAAAGCACTACAGCCAATGGTAGCTTACTTGGCATTCCACTCCCTGCGAAGACATGTCTTGATGAGCTCACTGGTCTTGTAAAACCATTCCCAGAAAGTGAATCCTCGGCTTTGCAAGTGCTCCTGGAATAGAAATTAAGACACATAAACATCAGTTCAAAATTGCAAAGCCTTTTAATTAACATTAAACTATTGAGGAATGCACATTTACACAAAACAGGCTTATATGGTAGCTTGCCCGCCATTATAACTTAAAATCAGATGTTTATCTAAGGGAAGCACTGTAACAACAGTGCCACATTCCATGTTTTATCCACCATCTTAATTAAGGTTGGAGTCATGTGAGCTGTTTATGACATTATTTGCCATTGAATGGCAAGTCAGCCAACAGGTGAATGGGATCAACTGGCaatgagttatggatcattttctaaaggaTTTAAAAATTACCATGATGTGTTTTGGTCCTTGTACTTTCGTTGTAGGGTATCATTTAAACCGTTATTACATCACGAGTAAACTACATAACCATAGGATTACAAACACTTTGAAATTTACAATGCTTTCATTGTTTTGTTTACAACATGCGTATATAATTTCGTTAGTAGTACGTGAAGTGAAGTAAAGATGATGAGCACATGTAGCAGTACAATCAAAATTGAGACAGTCattagcagtgttgggaaagtcACTTTGTCAAttaaatatattacatattactctttaCTTTTGGGCAATGTAATAAGttgcagttacatattactccaaaTGAAAAGTAGTTTATATCACATTAAGTTACTTTTGCTCTGACCATACATCTTTCCTTTACACCTTGCATGTTAGTTACTGAGCTAGCATATAGTAAACACTCCTGTAAATATAGCTACTGGCTTCTTGCACCTCTGTAGAGATGCTCATTATTTTTACCACTTCAGCCATACCTAAACATTGCTGGCAAATCACGTGACCAGTTGTCTGAGGTGTGAACTAATatggataattttattataggggATCAGGATACTAGCTACTAAGCTGTTGAGTAACACTAATTGATTAGTAATGGACTTACTAATATAAGGAACAATGGGTTCCTTGAAAGTTATATTATTAGACTATGAATAGTAGTGCGTTATATTActtgaaatcacaaaatgtaATAACTATTATGTAACGCACGTTATTCCCAACACTGGTCATTAGGGAATATCATGTTATCTATATGATCGATTAGCCATGGCCGTTATTAAAGAAAGTCAAGCTGTTGGCCATGTACAGAGAAAGATCTCATCTATTTGTTTGATATTTCTTTTATAAGATGTCAAGTTACTGGTAGTAGATAGTATTCATCCGAACTACCACAAGGCGGCTTACATATTTCGTGCAAGTTGACATTTGCCTGTTCAGATCAAGAACTCTTGAAGACCAAAGATTTGATTAGAATCCAACAAGGAAAATGTACCAGGGGTAAGCTGTCCTTTGAATTCATCATAAATAGCCAGTGCTGGATGGTTTGGTGCAAGTTTCCTTTTTCTTTGAACATATGGAACAATAATGTTATTTATGTACTCCTTCATCTTGTCTTCATTACTCCAATGGTTGGGGAGTAAATGTGACATCCCAATTGTCTGGGAACACAAACCTTGACAAGTTGGCTGTTGTCTTGCCCTGCAAATCAACTATACTGGTAAAAATTCACCAGCCAGCAAAGCACAAAATAATACTGTTATTTGGTGTTTATCATTATCATTGGGGTCAGCAAATTCAACCCTCTTCGACTCTATAGTCCATTGTGAACAGGGACAATGTTGATCCCAGTGTGGTCCCAGTTAAACACAAGGTCACTGGAATCTATCATTTTCACCACAACCTATATATCTAAAAGATACTGCTCTTTGAGTTCATCAAAATGTGATGGATCTATTTTTGCAGTGGTGGTGACTTTTCACTTTACATAATTCATCTGATCAAGCAAAGATTTAGTCCAATGTCTTGTGAGCTTAATTGGTTCTCTGTTATCGTGGGAAAGCTTTTTACTGTAATGCTTTAAAACACCTTCTCCAGCAGCCAAAACCGCTGTAGTGGTAACAGCTCCTTTAGCATGCATGTAACTCTGAACTTGCTTGTCAAGCTTGCCTCCAAGTAGCAGTGGTCTTCCTCATTTCTTGCTAGGTAAACTGGTAAAAACAATCTCTCCTGTACTTCCCTTCTTTTTGGCACTCCTTTAATATATTTAGACTTCTAGGTACCAAGTGTACTATCCTTTATCTTCACACAAAATTCTTCGCTATATCGATTTATAGCCGTATGGTTCCCATGTTGAACGGAAAATTTTGCGACCTGGGCTGCCTGTGTAGATGTAAACCTACTATATCGTCCTCGGCAAAGCTTCTCGCTGTTCTGTGCTTCAGTAACCTTCACCACGCTTTTGTTCACCTCCCTGACTACTGATGATGGCATTTCTTTCAACAAAGACCCATTAGGATCTGGTGGTTTACTGAGATATAGGTGTAAAGAAGTGATGCAAAGCCATGACACACCAAATGTTTCTCACTTTTCCTTGAACACCTCAGACTGCACAAGGTTTCTCGTGAAGTTGAAATCGACTGTGGTATTTAGTTTATATTTGAATAGTTAAATTTTCATAGAAGCTGTGTTCTTTGAAATAATTCAAAAATTAAACTCTTTTGAGTAAACAACCCGTTATACAGTATATCTTGAGGTCCTTAGTAGTCAATGGTCACCAAAATTGTAGTGATTTTGTTGTTAAATTGTTAAATGCTGTCTCTCTCCaggggggtttcaggaaaccctaCTGAAACTGTCAGTAGCAAGAAAAGCGTGTTGTTGTTGATTTAATTTGTTGGCAAGCACAATATCAGCACAAGTGTATCAATCTACATCATTACAGTGATAATCTGTGGGGGTACAGCCTCCCTTCCCAAGCAACTCCCCAAAACAATTATTGTggctaaagatcgagatactttaatagagcagtctatgaaatactctaatagaacagtcaccatatgcGACACTTTACATTTGCTTAGTGTGAAAACTTACATCTGCAGCAGTATTTCATGGGTACACTTAGCTTGCTAGGAATCTCAGGATCTCactagtgaccttcactagtttgtttttactgtgtttaGCACTC
This window encodes:
- the LOC136268438 gene encoding tripartite motif-containing protein 2-like, with translation MAAERMKKVAGHLNCAVCYEVYQKPKYLPCYHSYCEGCIEKVQRGCNIICPECRETSVVPAGGVKELPNNFFINRLLDEVDLKRKVEGEEEAKCDKCVEEGQAVVLCVDCVTFLCSFCYEVHKRMKEYQDHNICELVELQSKKKQVDVRPKAKSMLCPDHDLEMNFFCETCDQLVCHYCITIEHTGHVHNSVKVMAKKHRKELEKMIEPVEEMINKLSTSREKVVAAGEKIGAQASGVDQQIDLYYDELHQRLEQQREELKNKSRELSTKKRKAISVQLEEMDFTKAQMLSVKGLNDAVKNGSDQEALFMKKQVGDDVKKLTNCYSKLKTKPVELATMVFAPMKEYKKSFPQFGRLFEDVPIPNNCEVTDIPTRPLVGSKIGFTIITKNHNNDCCSKGGSHIIVQAQSSRGGDVVPVEVKDNNDGSYSASFVTKQVGEVKLSITIEGDHIKGSSYTIMVYPNYKTMNKPKKIVNDDGKMGMPWGIAFGKNGVWAVADCTNHCVCVFDSQDKLIRKFGQHGTGNGQLNCPEGIAFDANNHLYVADYCNHRVQKFDINGRYLLQFGRYGSNNGQLSRPIGVIVHNDKVFVADSGNRRVSVFHLDGQFIHTIGSGQLKYPYDVTVTTTDQLLVADYNNNCISRFTLDGTFVDKFGDGQLKEPTALTTDQFGFILVTEYSNNRVSIFDQDGVFVHSFGSSGSAGGQFSRPYGIAVSPNNDVYVTDHDNKRVQIF